In Brassica napus cultivar Da-Ae chromosome A3, Da-Ae, whole genome shotgun sequence, the sequence TGGGCCGTAACTAGAGAAGAGGACTCGAAATGACTCTCATGTCTATGACTGACGTTGAACATTTCCTAATTCGATCTAAATCCTCTGAAGAAAAAATCTATGAAGAAGTTAGCGAGAAGATGGCGGAGAACTCGCGGCGACgacgaagatgatgatgataagctCGCCCTTCCTACTTTTGACGACATCGATTCTCGGCCTATCGATACGCAAGgttcttcttcttattattcAAATTACTCAAGCAGATTCGTAAACACTTTGTTCGTTATACAGAGCAAGAAGAGTACGTCAGGTCGCTCGAAGAAGCTCACGCTCAGCAAAGTCGTCAATGGAAGGTATGATCATCTAATACAAACTTGAGAGTTGTggattttgaaaaatgtttcGATTCTTCATTGTGTGTAGAGCGTGTTCGCCGTTCTTCTGGTTTGCTACGGAGCTTTCCTCTTCTACTCCAGTTTTCAGCAGTTCATGTCACCGTGGGAGCTGGTACGGTGTTCTCCTTTTAAGTTGAATTACAATTTAAAACTCAGTTTATGATTCTTGTTTTACTTATAgattctgtatttttttttttttttattctgagCAGCGGTATCATGCCTACTTCATGGAAGATCTTAAGTCGTGGATGGTCATTTCAGCTGGTTTGTCTTTCATCTCTGTGTTCTTACTTTGAATCCATCCATGGTTTATTGCATATTAATTTAATGCACACTTTCACTTGGTCATTCTTTGGCTGTAGTTCCTGGGCATCACTTTTCACATGTCTCTTGATGGAATAGTTGAGAATGAAAACTATTGGATTGATCTTTGTAGCTTCTCTGCTAGTATAGTTATTAGAACCTATTTAGTGAAACCTTACTGCCATCACAAGACTTTGCTACTTGGTCTTCAGTTACTTTGCATGTTATTTGAGTTTTGCAACAATAACAGTTTTATTGCCGGATTTTTATGGATCAGAGTGGATTGCTATCATGGCTTGCTGCCTCTCAATTGTGGGGCTACTAGATAAGAAGAATGATCATAGGAGGTGGTTTTGGTACTCTTGTGTTCCCGGATCTGCATTGGCCATCTTTTGGATTTACTACTTACTGAGGTACACTAGATATAGTATACCTTTCATCATTTCAGATGACATCTTATCTTACAATTGATAGACATTCATAAGAGAAACTTAAGTGCTTTTGATCTCAATTTGCTCTAGAGATGCTGGTTCATAGATATGCTACTTTTAGTACCATTAGGCTGGATCAACAAGAGCTACATTTTGGCAATTCGTTTTATTAGAGTTGTGCTAAAATCTATTCTCCCTCGTGGTCTAGGCTTCCGAAGTTCCGGTGGGATGCTATATGGCTTCTATTTGGTCCCCTTTGGTTGGTGCATCTATCCCGTATATATAACCTGATGTCTAATATAGATCATGTGTGTATGGCACTAATGTTTTGTATCAACTTACTCTACTTTGAATTTTGAAGCGGAGCTGGAATTTGTCTATACGTGGATCATCTACTGGAGGAATCATCTGAAGAAGTGAAAAAACTAAGGAACTATATGTATGCATACAAAGCAAGGTAGAGATAAAAGTCATTCCAATACACTTGAGAGTAACTCTGTGATGGCAACAGTGCAAGTTTTGACTAAAAACAGAATGATTCTGAATAATCTCTCATTATTGACGCAAAACTATAGATTCCATGTCAATCACGAGAGATTTGTCTATAATCTCTCTTATAAGTTTTTAGCGATCTGTCTATAATCATTGGTAGTCGGGTTCCAAAACCATATTTACAAACTTCCGCACCTGTTACCTGCGTTTAAACTAACCACTCTGAGAATTGTTCAAAGAGAGCGTTTAGTTGGCCTAGTGGTACGAGAGTAAGACATCTTACCAAACGGTTCAAAACCACTATGAAATAGCGATGATGATAAACCATCAAAGTCTTCAAAAGTACCAAACTTTGTTTCTGTTATCTCTGTTGTGAGTAAGAAACATGGTTTTCTTCACTGTAATGAAActcaataacaacaaaaaaacttgCAAACAAGTGCTCGactaatattatttaagagCGAGCATGAGTGACGATGCCTCAGCTTCAAATTTTGGGTGTATCTGATTATCCATAGACaggaaaaaaattaacttttgcTTCTAATGTCAGCAATGAGATCGATTCTAAACCGCTagttaatgattttaaaatctttttcaGCGATCAATGGAAGCATCTGTTAATGGGGTTGCTCTGTTTCTTCAAGGGTAAGTAGAGGGTAGTAGCCGGTGAAAGTGAAGCCTCTTCCGACGATCTCACCTGCACAGAACCATACAAAGCAATCCAGACCAAAAAGTACTGCAATACCAGCCTCTTCCACCTTCAAATCCGCACGATTCTTCCACAAGCCTTTCACGTGATCAACTTCCTTCCAGAACGACTCAGTACGTCCACGAATGCTGTAATCAAGTCAGTCACAGCAACAAAGAGACCATTAAGAAATCTACTGATAAGACTCTAAGATGTAAAAGACGATCTTATTGCTTATCGTACGAACCGTAACAATACCAAGACGAGAAGGCTATGAACCCTAACGCCAAGGTCCTTCAAATCCAGAGACACTCCTCTGATTTGCCTAACAACTCTCTATCATTCCCCCCTCAACAACAACACTCATGGATCTTTATTTATACTCCCCAGTTTCAGTAACAGCAAAGCCTCTGACTCAATCAGCAACTTCACTAACTTGCCAACACAGTAACCATCAGCCACGTCAGCTATAGTATTCGGTATCTATCATTACCCCCCGCTTCAAATAGAGCTTGTCCTCAAGCTCTGCAAATCCTGGCTTCACCTAAAGCACTGCAAGTGCTAGCTTCACCCCAAGCTGTGAATAGAGCTGCTGCAACACGATACTGTCTCTGGTTAGTCTGGAAACGCATCTTCTGATTCTCCATCTGTGCTTGACTTGAAACTTCTCATCGTCAAGGTTGTGTTTTCTTATTACCGCAACACTGTCCTGCATAATTATGTCAGACTCAACGTTCTCCGGTGAGCTAGCGGCAGTTGCATCAATATCTATATGCTTCCTTGTTTGCCAATTCAGAGTCCCACACATCTTTGATAACGCTTCATAGACATTAGGCCTTTGTAGAACTGACTCAAACACAGCTAGTCGTGCAAGTTCTGCATCAGTCTCTGGTAGCCAGTGCAACATGCAAAACAAGCAGAATAGGTTAACCATTTCAAGGTTTGATTCAGCCAGAGTCAGTTGCGGAATGTGACGACCATCACTCCAATCATTATATGCTTGTGCAAGCTTCATACAGTGTCCCTTGTGCCTGCCGGTATATATGAGCCTCACCAGCACAAGAAAAAAGACTAGGACGT encodes:
- the LOC106440877 gene encoding uncharacterized protein LOC106440877; amino-acid sequence: MKKLARRWRRTRGDDEDDDDKLALPTFDDIDSRPIDTQEQEEYVRSLEEAHAQQSRQWKSVFAVLLVCYGAFLFYSSFQQFMSPWELRYHAYFMEDLKSWMVISAEWIAIMACCLSIVGLLDKKNDHRRWFWYSCVPGSALAIFWIYYLLRLPKFRWDAIWLLFGPLCGAGICLYVDHLLEESSEEVKKLRNYMYAYKAR